In the genome of Tsukamurella paurometabola DSM 20162, the window CACATCGATGCGAGCTTTCCCGGCGAGGATCCCGGCAACTTCCTGCGCTGGCGCGTCAATCACCGCAGCGACGGTCGCGCTCTGTTGATGCTGTTCCTGTTCTCGGATACCGGGCCCGACGATGCGCCCACCCGCATCCGCGTCGGATCGCACCTGCGGATGGCGGCGGCGCTGCAGCGCTACGGCGATACCGGGGTCGAGGTCTTCGGCATGCGCGACGAGTACGAGGCGACAGAGGATCTGCCGGAGGCTCACGCGACTGGTTCCGCCGGCGATGTCTACCTCTGCCACCCGTTCCTGGTGCACGCGGCGCAACCGCTTCGTCCCGGCCGCGGCCGGGGTCCGCGCTTCCTCGCGCAGCCTCCACTCCTACCGCGGTACCGGACCGACCTCGACCGGCGCCGCACCGCGCACACTCCGGTCGAGCGGGCGATCCTGCTCGGCACCTGACCTCGTCGCGCCGGTGGTGAACATCACGATTCCGCCTGCGGGCGAGAATCGGTGCCGGAGTAGGTTCGTCGTATGACTGTTGCGGGGCCGGACGAGCCGGAATTCGATGCACGCACCTTCCGTCACGTCATGGGGCAGTTCTGTACCGGCGTCACCATCATCGGCACCACCTCGGCCGACGCGAAGCCGGTGGGATTCGCGTGCCAGTCGTTCGCGGCGCTGTCACTGGACCCGCCGCTGGTGTTGTTCTGTCCGATGAAGACCTCCCGCACGTGGAAGCACATCGAGGCGTCGAAGACCTTCTCGGTGTCGGTGCTCGGCCAGGCGCAGGAGTCGGTGAGCGCGGCGTTCGGTCGGCCCGTCGACGACAAGTTCGAGGGCCTCGATTGGAGCCCGTCGCCGCTCGGCAATCCCACCATCGACGGCTCGCTCACCTGGATGGATTGCACGCTGGAAAGCGTGCTGGACGGTGGCGATCACCACATCGCGATCGGCCGCGTGCATGCGCTCGGCGATGTCAGCGAGGAGAAGCCGCTGCTGTTCTATCGCGGCGCCTACCTCTCCACCGAACACCCGCGACTGCACCCCGCCTCCAGCCTGGAGTCGTTCCTCACGTGGGACGCCGGCGCCTGGCTCTGAGCGACCCGCTTCTCTGCGATCGTCTGCATGATTTCGTATCGTTAAACATCAGTGCGCCGTGACCTCATCGCGGTGCCCAGGTGACAGCGAGGTGCGCGATGGAGGGCAAGGGCGACGGTGCATTGTCGATCCGGCAGCGCACCCTCGGGG includes:
- a CDS encoding phytanoyl-CoA dioxygenase family protein, encoding MLTDAQVEDFIRNGFVRLDGAFSAATAAAARAILWDELTATAGCRPDAPSTWVQPVVRLGDHGEEPFRVAATAPAISEAANRLVGSGRWLPRVSLGTFPVRFPSDEDPVDTGWHIDASFPGEDPGNFLRWRVNHRSDGRALLMLFLFSDTGPDDAPTRIRVGSHLRMAAALQRYGDTGVEVFGMRDEYEATEDLPEAHATGSAGDVYLCHPFLVHAAQPLRPGRGRGPRFLAQPPLLPRYRTDLDRRRTAHTPVERAILLGT
- the hsaB gene encoding 3-hydroxy-9,10-secoandrosta-1,3,5(10)-triene-9,17-dione monooxygenase reductase subunit translates to MTVAGPDEPEFDARTFRHVMGQFCTGVTIIGTTSADAKPVGFACQSFAALSLDPPLVLFCPMKTSRTWKHIEASKTFSVSVLGQAQESVSAAFGRPVDDKFEGLDWSPSPLGNPTIDGSLTWMDCTLESVLDGGDHHIAIGRVHALGDVSEEKPLLFYRGAYLSTEHPRLHPASSLESFLTWDAGAWL